The region TCATCGACTTCTTTTTTATAAAATGCAAGAATAAAGTCCTTCGTAACAGAGCTTGCGCTGACTAAAAGCTGGCTTGAAATCGTACTCATGATCGCTGAAAGAACGGCTGAAATGATAACTCCTACGATAAACGGATGAAACAGCGTCTCCCCAAGCTTTAAAAATACGGTTTCAGAGTCTTTTAAAGGCATGCCAAGCTGACTATAATAAACAAAGCCTATAAGCCCGCTCATGATAGCGCCAATGAGCCCAAGCGCCATCCAGCCGATACCTATCCTGCGCGCCTGAGCAAGCTCGCTAGAGCTTCTTATCGCCATAAAACGCACTATGATATGAGGTTGTCCGAAGTATCCAAGACCCCAAGCCATGAGTCCTAGTATGCTTAAAAATGTCTGATTGTGAAATAAATTTAGGTGGTTTTCGCCGTATTTACTAATCTCACTCCAAAGGCTAGTTCCACTTGGAATTTCGATGTTAAAAAACGCAACGGTAGGGACTAAAATAAGCACTAAAAACATAAGCGAACCTTGAAAAGCATCGGTTATCGCAACCGCTCTAAATCCGCCAAAAAAAGTATAAAACACAACGATAAATAGTGTAAATATCGCTCCTATTTTAAAATCAAGCCCGAAAAAACTCTCAAAGCTCTTGCCGCCCGCGATGATACCGCTACTTACGTAAAGAGTAAAAAATACAAGTATAACCACGCCTGAGACTATACGCAAAATTTTAGTGTTGTCTTTAAATCGGTTTTCTAAAAAATCAGGAATAGTTATACTATCGCTTGCAACTTCGGTATAAACGCGAAGCCTTTTAGCCAAAAATAGATAGTTACAATACGCTCCTATAGTAAGTCCTATCGCAATCCAGACGTTTGCGATACCTGTAGCATAAAGCGCACCTGGCACTCCAAGCAACATCCAACCGCTCATATCGCTAGCTCCTGCGCTAAGAGCCGTTACAACCGGTCCTAGTCTGCGATTATCCAGCAAGTACTCACTCATATTTGCGTTTTTGTTATAAGAATACTTACCGACAAACAATAAAAATCCAAAATAAAGAGCAATAGCAAGATATGCGCCAAATTCCATAAAACAAGCCTTTTGGTTAAATTTAAAGCGATATATTAACATTAAATTTATTAAAATTTAAAAATTTGCTCTCTTAAATTTGCTCGTATGAGCGGAAATTTCACACTAAAACAGTATCAATTAAGCAAAAAAATATCAATTTTTTTGTATATTTGACATTTACGTTTCATTAAAGGCAACCAAATTGAACGAGAAATTTTTCAAGCTTCTTTTTTTCTTAACCATAGTCTGTGTCGGTGTTTATTTTACCTACCCTACCGAGCTTAACGCAACTCAGCGCTTAGCATATCTGCAAAGTTATAAAACAACTCTCATACTAACCGCAGGCGGTATAACCATAGGCATAGTACTTGGATTTTTCCTTGCGTTTTTACGCTTCTTAAAGATCAAGCCGCTTACTTTTATCATAGACGAATACATCGACATCTTGCGCGGCACTCCGCTCATGCTCCAGCTTATGGTTTTTGCGTTTATCATACTTGTTTCGTTTGAAAATTTATACGCAGCCATCGTAGCTCTTGGGTTAAATAGCTCCGCATACGTCGCAGAAATCGTTAGAAGCGGTATCGCTAGCGTAGATAGAGGACAGATGGAAGCGGCGCGCGCTATGGGGCTTGATTACTCAACCTCAATGGGACAAATCATAATCCCTCAAGCGACAAAAAACATCCTTCCCGCTCTTGCCAATGAATTTATATCGCTGTTTAAAGAAACATCCATCGTAGGCTTCATAAGCGTAGCCGATATCACGATGCAAAGCAGAAGCTTTCAATCGGTTCTTTACAACCCAAAGCCGCTTATATTTGCGGGCGTGGTTTACTATACAAGTGTTAAAATTTTTTCGTATTTGGCTAAAAAGCTTGAAGAGAGGCTAAATAGACATGATTGAGATTAGAAATTTAAACAAAAACTACGGCGATTTGCAGGTTTTAAAAGATATTAGCGTAGATATCAAACAAGGCGAGGTAATAGCCATCATCGGACCAAGCGGCGGGGGTAAAAGTACATTTTTGCGCTGCATAAACCGTCTTGAAGAGCCTACAAGCGGACATATCAAGATAAACGGCGAAGATATACTGAGCAAAAAAGCCGATATAAATAAAATTCGCCAAAAGATAAGTATGGTTTTTCAGCATTTTAATCTGTTTGCAAACAAAAACGTCCTAGAAAATTTAACTCTAGCTCCGATTAAAGCGGGAATTTTAAGCAAAACGGATGCGGAAAAAAGAGCCGACGAACTTCTTAAAAGCGTAGGATTGCTTGATAAAAAATATGCCTTCCCACACAAACTTTCAGGCGGACAAAAACAACGCATAGCTATAGCCAGAGCGCTTGCCATGAATCCTGACGTGATACTTTTTGACGAGCCGACCTCAGCGCTTGATCCGGAGATGATCGGAGAAGTGCTTGATATCATGAGAGATGTCGCAGCCAAAGGCCTAACGATGCTTGTAGTTACTCACGAAATGGGCTTTGCAAGAAATGTGGCAAACCGTATATTTTTCATGGACGGGGGCAAAATTACCGTAGATGATACACCTAAAAATATCTTTGAAAATCCGCAAAATCAAAGACTAAAAGAATTTTTAGGAAAAGTGTTAAATCATTAATTTTAAAGTATTATAATTACGCAAATTTCATTAAGGAGAGTTAGATGAAAAAATTATTCGCACTGCTTTTGGCGGGCTTAGTTAGCCTTGGCGCTACCGAACTTAAAGTAGGAACAGCCGCAAACTATCCGCCGTTTGAGTTTATCGACGATCAAAACAAGATTGCTGGTTTTGATATAGATCTGATAGATGCTCTTTCTAAAAAAGTAGGATTTAAATACCAGTTCGTAAATATGAATTTCGACGGACTTATTGTTGCTCTTAAAACAGGCAAAATAAACGTGATCGCAAGCGCGATGAGCGCAACTGACGAAAGAAGAAAGTCTATTGATTTTACCGACGCTTACTATTTAACTGAAAATATCTACCTTCGCAAGAAAGGCAATGACGCTATAAAAGATAAAGAGAGCTTAAGCGGTAAAAAAGTAGGCGTGCAACTTGGCACGGTTCAAGAGATGGCGGCAAAAGAGATAAAAGGAGCTAAAGTAACTCCAGCCGAAGAGACCGTAAGTCTAACGCTTGGACTAAAAACAGGCAAGCTTGACGCGGTGATATTTGACAGCTCTATAGGATACGGATACCTTAAGAAAAATCCTGATCTGGAAGAATTTCATAAAGAATCAGACGGAAGCGAAGGGTTTTCTATAGCTTTTGATAAAGACAAAAATTTAGATCTGATAGAGAAGATAAATGCTGCTTTAAAAGAGCTTAAACAAGACGGCACTTACGATAAACTACTAGAAAAATACGATCTTAAATGATAACCTCTCACGCAATTTTTAAACTCAAATTTAAAAGTTGCGTGGCTCTTTTTGTTTTTTTACTTATTCCTACTTTCGCTTTAGCCGATCAAAAAGTAATCGCAACCTTTGTCAAAAAGATAAACGACGATACTTTTGTTTTTAAGATAAATCCTATAAAATCAGCTCCGTGCAAGCTTTACGGTATTGAAATTTATAAACTAAAAAAATGCATAGACGATGAAAAACAGCTAGAAGAATTTAATAAATTTTACGAAGATGAAATTTATAAATTTATAAAACCCGGAAGGAATTTTTACCTTGAAGCCAAACAAAATTTAGGCGATAGATGGCTTTGCGAGGTAAGCGATAATAGCAGAATTTTAAACAAAACTCTAGTAAAAAACGCTCTAGCCAAACCAAAAAACAAAGAATATAAGAAGATAAAGGTAACTTCAAACAAGATAAAAGATAAATTTCCCGAAATTTTCGAGTGCTTCCAAAGCGGCAAGAAGCCCGAAGCAAAACCAAAAGAAGATAACGAGCAAGAGATATTGTGGGACGAAACACAAGAAGAAGAGGAAAAACCAAAAATTCAAATAGAGTTTAAAGAGGCAAATGAATGAAAAACATACTTATCATAGCAGGATCTGATAGCGTCGGAGGAGCCGGTATTCAGGCTGATATCAAGACCTGCGAAGCCTTTGGCTGCTACAGCGCAACGGCGATTACTGCTCTTACTGCGCAAAACACCGACGGCGTAAGCGCTATCAGTGAGGTTTCGGGCGAATTTTTAAACGCACAGCTTAAAATGATAACAGACGAGCTTAAGATAGATGCGATCAAAGTCGGAATGCTCTTTAATAAAGAGCTTATCTTGTGTGCTAAAGGCTGGATAGAGCGTCTTAATGTGCCAACCGTTATTGATCCTGTCTGCGTTGCAAAATCGGGAGCAAACCTGCTTAAAGATGACGCGATAGACGAGCTAAGAGAGCTTTTAAATCTGGCAACGATAGCCACTCCAAACATATACGAAGCGCGTGTTTTAAATATCGATACTTCAAATTTGCCATGTGACATCATCTTTAAAAGAACTGTAGCAGATGAAATTTGCGAAGATACATTGCACACAAAAGCCGGCGAGATAATTAAATTCCAAGAGGAGTTGATAGAGCCAAAGATAATACATGGAGCCGGATGCAGTTTTGCCAGTGCGCTTGCTTGCGCTATTGCATTAGGAAATGACACGAAAAAGGCGATCAAAATCGCTAAAAAATTCATCTTAAACTCTATAAAATCAGCACACACAAGCAAATTCGGCGTGAGAATTTTAAATCACAAAGCAGGATTTAATGGCTGAAATTTATGCGATTAGCGATGATATTTTAACTCCCGATGATACTATCTTAGAGCAAACTCGTGAAATTTTAGAATGCGGGATAAAACATTTTCAATATAGAAGCAAAAAAGCCGTTAAAGATGAAAATTTAGCACGCAAGCTGCTAGCGCTTTGCGATGATTTCGGAGCGAAATTTATCGTAAATGACGATGTGGCTTTTGCTAAAAAAATCGGAGCGAAATGCGTTCATATCGGTAAAGACGACGGCGACATAAAAGCTATGCGAGAAATTTTAGGCAAAGATGCATTTATAGGTGCAAGTTGCTATGACGACATAAATTTAGCCATTAAGGCGCAAGACGCAAGAGCAAGCTACGTGGCATTTGGTAGCGTTTTTTCAAGCCCTACAAAGCCCGCCGCGACAAGGTGCTCTTTTGAAACTATACTGCAAGCTAAAGAAATTTTAGATATACCAATCTGCGTAATCGGCGGCATAAACGCTCAAAATATCGATATAATTTTAGCTCTTGAAATAGATCTTATCGCCGTTATCTCAGCTCTTTATAAACCTGAAAACATAAGCGAAAATTACAGAAATTTAAGCAGATTTTTGTAGTATTTTCAAAACATGAAAAAATAAAATTTTATAAAATTATATATGCAATAGTTGTCAATTCTTAAATTTTACCTGCAAATATCGAGTGAAGCGCAAGCTCCTCGCCCCAAACGTTTTTATGCTTCTCGATACTTTTTTTAATAGCGCTTATAAGATAAAGCACATCGTCTTTAGTATGCGTATAGTGCAGGCTCACTCTAACCCAGCCGGGCTTTTTGTCAAATGTTTGATTGTCTTTTAAATTTAGCAAATCATGCCCGTAAGGTCCTGCACAAGCACATCCTGCTCGGGTTTGTATGCCGTAGTCATTACTAAGAGTTGCGGCAAAATCATAAGGCGAAATGCCTTTAACATTAAATGCAAATATCGGCACGCGAGCCAAATTTTTAGGCGAGTAGCATATCACGTCATCGATATTTGCAAGTTCGTTTGCAAACAGCTCGTTTAATTCATCTTCACGCTCTTTAATACGCTCAAATCCGATCTCGTTTCTAAGCTTATAGGCCAAATTCGCCCTTATCATCTGAATTATCCCCGGAGTGCCGCCCTCTTCTAGCTGCTCGAAATTCTTTACAAACTGATGACTCGTCCTGCTTACGTAAGCCACCGTTCCGCCAGCCGCAAAAGTAGGCTCACAGCTATCTATAAGCGATTTTCTAATCGCCAAAAGCCCACAGCTTCCGACCCCGCCAAGCAGTTTATGAGGCGCTAGAAACAGCGCATCAAAATAATTGCAATCCACATTGGCATAAGCGCTAATACTTGACGCATCAAGAGCAAGTACTCCGCCATGAGCTTTAATCATCTCATAAATTCTTTTATAATCGCTAATAACACCCGTAACGTTTGAAGCTGCGCTAAAAGAGGCGATGATCTCGCGGTTTTTATTCATCTCAAGCACACGCTCAAGCATTTTAAAATCAATTCCGCCGTCTTCATCAAGCCCTATTCTAAAGACATCGCACATACCTTCGCGAAAACTAACTTCGTTTGAGTGGTGTTCGTAAGGCCCCACGATAACTAAAGGCAAATTTGAAATCGCTTTTATATTGTATCTTTTGCGAGTATTTGGCGGTATATAAAGCCCCATGATCTCTTGAAATTTCTTTATCGCGGCACTTGCTCCGCTTCCGCAACCAATGAGATAGAACTCATCGTTAAGAGCAAGTAAATTTTTAAGCTCGCTTCTTGCGTTTTCGTATCTGCGCTGGGTTAAAATGGCATTTGATGAGCTATCAGAATGTGTATTGGCGTAAGTTTTTAGAAATTTTAAAACTTCTTTTTCGATAGGCTCATAAGCAAGCCCCGAAGCGGTATAATCAAAATAATAAATTCCGTCTTTTAAAATGATATTTTTTCTAACTTCATCCAAATTCAGCACATTCTCGCCTTAGTTTTTAAAAGTGATTATAACCAAAAGTGTGCTAAAATGGGCTAAAAAGGAGAACAAATCCATACGTTAAAATCCTCTTATAAACGCTTCAAACACCTTGATATACATGAGCTTATAAATTTCCATTGCGTTTTTGACGCTCATGATATAAGTGCAAATTTTTACGATGTTTTTGAGGCGATTGAGGTTTGTATAGTAAGAGAATTTCAAAATTTAAAACCAAAATTTAGCTTTAACACTCCGCTTAAAAACGAACTTAGCCTTGCACTAATGCGCCTTGCAAAAAGCGATAGAAAGCGGTTTAATATCCATAAAATTTTCTCCCAACAAGTTGCCAAACGAGTTTATAAAGAGCTTTTTGAAAGAGAACTCATAAGTGTCGAAAAGAGCCTTGAAAAGCCTATAAAAGCGCCAAAAGGACAGCTTTTAAAAAAGCATTTAAGAAGATATCAGGTAGAGGATAAAATACGTTTTAGCGATAATTTCACTAGATTTTGGTTTAGATTTATAGAGCCAAATTTAAGCCTGCTTGAAGAGGCTAAATTTGATAACGTTATGCGAGATATAAGGGCGAATTTTGATGATTATGCGAGCTTTGGATTTGAGCTTATTTGTAGGGAGCTTTTGGCGCACAAATTTGGCGTAGAATTTGATAGAGTAAGTAGCCTGTGGACAAGAGAGGTTGAGATCGATCTGTTTTTAAAAATTAACGAGCAGATCATAGTCGGAGAGGCGAAATTTAAAGAGCATAAGATATGCAAAAATGTGCTAAATTTGCTTGCTAAAAAATGTGGCAGATTGCAGCTTGAACCGTATAAATTTGCGCTTTTTTCAAAGAGCGGCTTTAGTAAAGAGCTTGAGAGATTAAAAGACGAGCGAGTAATGCTTTTTGATATGAAAGATTTTGAGGAGCTGATAAATGGATGAAAAAACAAGCATACAAGATGGGTTAAAAAGCCTGATAGAGCAGACTTATCTAATCGAGCAAGAGTATAAAAACCTCACGAATTCATACTCAAATTTGCAAAATTTCATAAAAGAGATCGTGGAAATTTTGCCCACCGCCATCTGGGTTATAGATGAAAAGGGCGAAATTTTCTTGCAAAACTCAGAAGCGCTTAAAATTCCAAAACTTTTAAATTTAATCGATGAAAATAGCGAAGAGATAGAACTACACGGTCAAATTTATCTCATAAAAACAACTCAAAAAAACGGCAAAAAAATCATCTCGGCAACAGACATAACAAAAGAAAAGCGAACAGAGCGACTAGCCTCCATGGGACAGGTTGCCGCTCACTTAGCTCACGAGATAAGAAATCCCATAGGTTCGATCTCGCTTCTAACTTCAACCCTTTTAAAGCGAGCCGATGAAAAAACAAAGCCCGTAGTAAGCGAAATTCAAAGGGCCATTTGGCGAGTAGAACGTATCATCAAAGCAACCCTGCTCTTTACAAAAGGTCTTAGCATAAATCCTAGCGTGTTTAATTTTAACGAATTAAAAAGCGAATGCGAGGAAGCCATCGCCTACTACGCCTACTCAAAAGAGATAAATTTCAACTTAAATTTTCCAAACGCTTACTATAATGGCGACAAAGACCTGCTTGCGATAGTCTTTCAAAACATGCTTTTTAACGCGATTGACGCGATTGAGCAAGGCGATGATGAAAGCGGGGAGATGAGGCTTGATTATGAAAAAACAGCCGAGGAGCATCGCTTCGTCATATTTGATAGCGGAGTAGATATAGCAAATGCGCAAATCGTCTTTGAGCCGTTTAAGACGAGCAAGCTTAAAGGAAACGGGCTTGGGTTGCACCTGTGCTTGCAGATCATAAACGCACACAAAGGAAGTATCGAAATCATGCTAAATCCGAAGCGATTTTGCATAAATTTGCCTATTTATAAGGCAAAAAGCGAGTAAATTTATAAAATTTGAAAGGCAAAAATGAAACTTGATAGAAAAATTTTAGACGAATTAGAAATTTGGCACGAAGAGCTAAAACCACTTAAGATGAGCGAGCTTTTTAAAAACGGTGGCAAAAATATCGCCTTCGTAAGCGTAGATATGATAAACGGCTTTTGCTGTGAGGGCGCGTTATCTAGTCCTAGAGTGGGCGCTATAGCTAAAAATTTGGCAGATACATTTAAAAGAGCGCACGATGAATTTAGCTTTAAAAATTTCATCTTAATCCAAGATAATCACGGTGAAATTTCAAGCGAATTTGACGCATTTCCGCCACATGCGATAACAGGGACAAGCGAGGCTGAAACGATAGATGAGATTAAAAATTTAAGCTTTTTTGATGAGATGAAAATTTATTATAAAAACTCGATAAGTTCGGCATATTGCGACGGATTTAACCGCTTTTTAGAGCAAAATCCAAATGTCAATACCTTTGTCATCTTTGGTGACTGCACCGATCTTTGCGTTTACAACCTAGCCCTTCACATCAAGCTAAGCGCAAACGAAAAAAACATAAAACGCGAAGTTATCGTAGTAAGCGATCTGGTGCAAACCTACGACGCGCCTTGGCACAACGGCGATTTTTATCATCTGGTGTTTTTACGACATATGCAAATAGCGGCAAATATAAAAGTTGTCAAATCTCTTGAATAAATTTAGGTGAATTTAAACAAAACCGACCTAAAAGCGGCTTATTCTAGATATTAAAGACGAATTTCAAAAAGGCTTACTTTAGCATTTTGATAATGAGCGGGCAAGCCTTTAGTATCATTTAGCTCAGTAAGTCCAAGGAAGAAAAATCCGCACTTTTGACAATGCTTAATAAACCCTAAATTTTCACCTATCGTATCAAGCCTGATAAAATTTTACTACTTTTTAGAGCATACTCTTTAGCCCAATCTACTATATGCCAAACTAAATTTTGCCCTCTAAAGCTACGATTTACCGCTATACGATGTATAATGGCCGCATCCGCGCTTCTTTCTTGCCAAATTTGAGCGGCACCAAAGGCTATCCGCCCAAACGCAAGCTATTGTGCCCTCTATTTTTATGTTAAACCGCCTATTTTATTTGATCTCAGCATTTATAAACTCACGGCTAAATTTCGGCAAAGGAGCAGCACCTTTTATCTTTTGAAGCTTAACCGCCTCGTCATAAAGATATAAAATGTCGCCTACATCGTCTTTTGAACTGTTTTGTATAGTCACTGTTTATACTGCTAAGCTATTTACCTTTTCTTCAAAATTATCGCTTACTACAAATTCCGTGTTATAAACTAAAATTTGATTTTGCGCGGGGTTAGCTATCTTGATGATTAGACTTTTATTGTTCTTTTCAACTCCATTGCGGTGATCTTGCTGAGCTAGGCGGTAGATATTTGTTATCATATCCTTGCTAAGGCTTACCATGTCCAAATTGAGCTCAAGCGGTGTTAAATTTCTAGGCTTTTCTTTTAAATTTGAGCCGTTAGAGCCGTTTTGATAACTTCCGTTGCCGTTAAAATTTCGCTTCTTAAAGGTTCGCGCCTTAAAATTCATATCCTTAGCGTCCTCAAGACTAACCATCTCTATAAGCCTTATGCGGTTGAACTGTCCGTCTCGAGAGAAGTTTATCTTAAAGGCGTAAGGAGTCTCATAAACTGCATTTCCAAGCTTTTCAAGCTCGGCAAGTTCGCGATCAAATAGCGTTATTTCGATATTTCCGTGAAAATCAAGCACGTTTAAAGTGCCGATTTTCTTGCCGCTATTTTTAGCTATCCTCGTGCTGATATCTTCGATCTTTCCAACCACAAGCAGCTCCGCACTCTCGCCGACACTTTCAAATTCCGAGCTTAAAGTATAGCTTATCTCGTCAATTTGCGCCTTAAAGTCCTGCAAAGGATGACCCGAAAGATAAATTCCCACGCTATCTCTTTCGTATAAAAGCCTCTCTTTTAGCTCAAATTCCGTATCGTCCGCCAGCAAATTTACCTTCACGTTATTCATGCTCTCATCTTCGCCAAAGAGGCTTTCTGCGCTATTTTTCTTAATCTGCGCAGCGCTTTTGCAAGCTTCCATTATATTATCAAGGTTATTAAACATCATCTTTCTAGTAAAGCCAAAAGTATCAAAAGCACCTGATTTTATGAGGCTTTCAACAACTCTTCTATTTACCCTAAAGCTGTCTATACGGGAAACAAAATCGTCAAGCTCTTTAAATTCTCCATTTTTACGCTCCTCAATAATATTTTCTATCGCTGCACCGCCAACGCCTTTAATCGCTCCAAGACCGTAAATAATAGCGTCGCTTCCGTTTTCGCTAACAACGCTAAATTCTTGCATAGAGCGATTTATACAAGGTGGAAGTATGGATATGTTCATACGCTTTGTTTCGTCGATGTATTTTGCGATTTTATCCGCGTTATCCTCCTCGCTCGTTAGCAACGCCGCCATAAATTCGGCAGGATAATAGGTCTTTAGGTATGCAGTTTGAAAGATTATCATCGCATAAGCTGCGGCATGCGATTTGTTAAATCCGTAAGAGGCAAATTTCAAAATCATCTCAAAGAGCTCGTCAGCCTTTGTTCCGTTTAGCCCCTTTGTAATCGCACCTTCTACGAACTGCCCTTTAAGCCTATCCATCTCCTCTTTTATCTTTTTACCCATTGCACGGCGCACCAAGTCTGCACCTCCAAGACTAAATCCGCCTATGGTTTGAACTATCTGCATAACCTGCTCCTGATATACGATAACGCCGTAAGTAGGGGCTAAAATAGGCTCAAGTTCCGGGAAAATATATGTTATCTCGGCTTCTTTATGCTTCCTTGCAACAAAATCAGGAATAAGATCCATAGGCCCAGGACGATAAAGTGCAACCATCGCGATAATGTCATCAAAACAGTCAGGCTTTAGGCTAAAGCCAAGCTTACGCATACCCTCACCTTCCACTTGAAAGAGTCCTATCGCTTGTCCGCTTTGAATAATCTCATAAGTTTTTTTATCGTTTATATCAATCGTCTCCCAAATAATATCTTTACCAAAGCGATTTTTGATAAGCTTTATAGCGTTATTAATAACCGTTAGGGTTTTAAGTCCAAGGAAGTCAAATTTGATAAGATCCACATCCTCAAGATATTTTAGACTATATTGCGTTACAAAGTGATCTTCCGCGCTATTTGGCTGGCGAAATAGCGGAGTCTTATTCCAAAGCTCTTCATTTGAGATAACAACTCCCGCCGCATGCATGCCTGCGTTGCGGTTTAACCCCTCCAAGTCAAGTGCAAATTTCCAAATTCTAGCCGCATTTGCGTTTTTATCGATGAGCTCTTTTATTTTTGGTTCTTTTTCAAAAGCACCCTCAAGAGTTATGCCAAGCTCGTCAGGTATGAGCTTTGCCATCGCGTCAGCCTCGGCATAAGGCATATTGCAAACCCGTGCAACATCGCGGATGACGCCTTTTGCAAGCAATTTACCAAACGTTATAACCTGAGCTACGTTAAATTTACCGTATTTTTCGATCACATAATCAATTATCTCGCCTCTTCTATCCTGACAAAAATCCACGTCAATATCGGGCATGCTTACGCGCTCGGGATTTAAAAACCTCTCAAAAAGCAAGTTGTAAGGTATGGGATCGATATCCGTTATCCTAAGACTATACGCCACCAAGCTTCCGGCAGCAGAACCACGTCCCGGACCCACCGGCACGCCGCGCTTCTTAGCCTCCCTTATAAAATCCCAAACGATCATCATGTAGCCCGGAAAATTCATCTTATTTATGATATCTATCTCAACTTCAAGGCGCTTTTTATACTCTTCGTGCTTTTCTTCAGGCACAAATTTAAGCCGCTCGGCAAGACCGTTTCTGCACTCATACTCAAAAAATACCGAGTCGTTTGCAAAGCTGTAGCGATTATCAGGCTCCGGCAGACTTAGTCCTCGCTCGGCTGCGCATTCAAGAGTAAATTTAAAATTTGGCGGTGTAGCGTCGCCAAGCTTTATCTCAAGATTGCATTTTTCTGCAATCTCTTGCGTGTTTGCTATAGCTTCGGGGATATCGGCAAAAAGCTCGCTCATCTGAGCAGGAGTCTTAACGTAAAACTCATGCACGCTATGGCGCAAGCGGTTTGGATCATCAAGCAGTTTGTTCATCGCGATACACATGAAAACTTCGTGCGCGTCGGCTCTTTGCTGGAACGTATAGTGTGTATCGTTAGTGGCGATTATCTTTATGTCAAGCTCTTTTGCTATACGCAAAATTTGATCATCAATCCTGCGCTGATCACCGATACCGTGGCGCATGATCTCAAGATAAAAGTCCTCACCGAAAATTTCCTTATACTCGCGCGCCACTTCAAGCGCTTTTTCATATCCGCCCGCTCCGTAGCGCAAATTTCGTTCGCTTTCGTTTAGATGCCAATTTACTTCGCCTTGAAGGCATGCGGAGCTACATATCACGCCCTCGCTATGCTCTCTTAATAGTTTTTTATTGATACGCGGATAATAGTAAAAGCCCTCTATATAGCTCATTGAGCTTAGATACATCAAATTTTTATAGCCGATCTCGTTTTTAGCAAAAAGACACAGGTGAAAGCGCTGCTTAGAGCTCTTATCTCCGACATCTTCGCTGTTGTGTATATAAGCTTCTATGCCGATTATAGGCTTTATGCCCTCGCCCTTCATCGTCTTGTAAAAATCAATTGCGCCAAACATATTTCCATGATCTGTTATTGCTACCGAGCTTACGCCTTGTTTTTTAAGCGTTTTGGCAAGCTCTTTTATCTTGTTGGCTCCGTCAAGCAAGGAGTATTCGGTATGCAGATGTAAATGTGTAAAATCGCTCATAATCATTCCTTTATTAGGCTTGATTTTACAAAAGAGTAGCTTTTAGAGCGCTTTTATATGGCTTATATTTTCTTTAAAGGCTTCGAGCAAATTTGATAAAGTGTCGCATATTGCTTCGTTTAAGCCGAGTTTTTTAGCTAGAA is a window of Campylobacter sp. CCUG 57310 DNA encoding:
- the dnaE gene encoding DNA polymerase III subunit alpha; translation: MSDFTHLHLHTEYSLLDGANKIKELAKTLKKQGVSSVAITDHGNMFGAIDFYKTMKGEGIKPIIGIEAYIHNSEDVGDKSSKQRFHLCLFAKNEIGYKNLMYLSSMSYIEGFYYYPRINKKLLREHSEGVICSSACLQGEVNWHLNESERNLRYGAGGYEKALEVAREYKEIFGEDFYLEIMRHGIGDQRRIDDQILRIAKELDIKIIATNDTHYTFQQRADAHEVFMCIAMNKLLDDPNRLRHSVHEFYVKTPAQMSELFADIPEAIANTQEIAEKCNLEIKLGDATPPNFKFTLECAAERGLSLPEPDNRYSFANDSVFFEYECRNGLAERLKFVPEEKHEEYKKRLEVEIDIINKMNFPGYMMIVWDFIREAKKRGVPVGPGRGSAAGSLVAYSLRITDIDPIPYNLLFERFLNPERVSMPDIDVDFCQDRRGEIIDYVIEKYGKFNVAQVITFGKLLAKGVIRDVARVCNMPYAEADAMAKLIPDELGITLEGAFEKEPKIKELIDKNANAARIWKFALDLEGLNRNAGMHAAGVVISNEELWNKTPLFRQPNSAEDHFVTQYSLKYLEDVDLIKFDFLGLKTLTVINNAIKLIKNRFGKDIIWETIDINDKKTYEIIQSGQAIGLFQVEGEGMRKLGFSLKPDCFDDIIAMVALYRPGPMDLIPDFVARKHKEAEITYIFPELEPILAPTYGVIVYQEQVMQIVQTIGGFSLGGADLVRRAMGKKIKEEMDRLKGQFVEGAITKGLNGTKADELFEMILKFASYGFNKSHAAAYAMIIFQTAYLKTYYPAEFMAALLTSEEDNADKIAKYIDETKRMNISILPPCINRSMQEFSVVSENGSDAIIYGLGAIKGVGGAAIENIIEERKNGEFKELDDFVSRIDSFRVNRRVVESLIKSGAFDTFGFTRKMMFNNLDNIMEACKSAAQIKKNSAESLFGEDESMNNVKVNLLADDTEFELKERLLYERDSVGIYLSGHPLQDFKAQIDEISYTLSSEFESVGESAELLVVGKIEDISTRIAKNSGKKIGTLNVLDFHGNIEITLFDRELAELEKLGNAVYETPYAFKINFSRDGQFNRIRLIEMVSLEDAKDMNFKARTFKKRNFNGNGSYQNGSNGSNLKEKPRNLTPLELNLDMVSLSKDMITNIYRLAQQDHRNGVEKNNKSLIIKIANPAQNQILVYNTEFVVSDNFEEKVNSLAV